One Eurosta solidaginis isolate ZX-2024a chromosome 1, ASM4086904v1, whole genome shotgun sequence genomic window, CTATTAATGCGTTATACATTTTTGGAACGCCTCGAAAAACGCAGTTGTTCAATGATCAGTATcagaatgtattatattataTCAGACATGTTGAATATTGATTAATATTGGTAACGATTACCCGTTTAATTgattagtacctgggcgaccgagctttgcttgGCAATAAATACTTTATTCTACATGCCATAATTAATCAAACTCAActtgtttttatatgtacatatattatatatttttacttaccaatatttgacttccttaaatatagatttcaaaaacatatcaaacactaaccgtaaaatgaactggaatgaaaaatttgaaatgcgtaattccagcctatagtataagggattgttatgacaattagtgaaatcgagaactaagttatttaggtcgagtatcttcatgcgcccaattattaatttcaaaaatttttttagttatacactgaaagtctcacaattttatcaCACTCCAAAAACTGGTAAATTTCGCGAATTGCAattatcagttagtttaattaaatgtcaacttacttccctaagcgccatctgttggtaagtagttaaatggttagatgtcgttttcaaattgaacatatgcttCTAGTggtcaacggtagcaaattaccacggtgagatatctttttgctatcttgggaaatctttctaatagtaatctgtgagaaattgcaattattcatttcatatttgccaaaaatatacatttaaatacaaacatatattttgctagaatttgccacggtgccttgatattgcatttaaattttattagcgtgtgtgaagttaagaaaattaagtcaaatcatgtgtaagattttttaacgaagatttttaactttaatgttctcctttaaagctttaatagaatgtgagtaagtagagtactatttcgtctaactatcccaaccctaaatagcaaccctactcagaaaattccctattgtaatgcgaagtgaaatacctttcgtttgatacccatatcggcataactcaagatttttttttttaatttcgaagaggtgccaaccctaaatggaaaccctactcaaaaatgtccctattgtaatgcggagtaaaatacctgtcgtttgatacccatatcgggctatctgatgcaattttttttttaatttcgaataggtggcaatcctactcaaaaatttccctattgtattgcggagtgaaatactttcgtttgatacccatatcggcatatcttatgttattttttttatttcgaataggtggcaaccctaaatggaaaccccactcaaaaatgtccctattgtaatgcggagtgaaatacctttcgtttgatacccatatcggcgtatctcatgcaatttttttttaattttgaataggtggcaaccccaaatggcaaccgtactcaaaaatgtccctattgtaattcggagtgaaatacctttcgtttgatacccatatcagcatatctcaagaattttttttttaatttcgaagaggtgccaaccctaaatggaaaccctactcaaaaatgtccctattgtaattcggagtgaaatacctttcgtttgatacccatatcggcatatctcaagaattttttttttaatttcgaagaggtgccaaccctaaatggaaaccctactcaaaaatgtccctattgtaatgcgaagtgaaatacctttcgtttgatacccatatcggcatatctcaagaattttttttttaatttcgaagaggtgccaaccctaaatggaaaccctactcaaaaatgtccctattgtaatgcggagtgaaatacctttcgtttgatacccatatcggcgtatctcatgcaattttttttaaattttgaataggtggcaaccccaaatggcaaccgtactcaaaaatgtccctattgtaattcggagtgaaatacctttcgtttgatacccatatcggcatatctcatgcattttttttaaatttcgaataggtggcaaccttgtgagacattctgagtggcagcacctagacagaaagtcttagaaggtgatacgttatctctgtgtcaaatttcatttaaatcggttgagccgttcccgagatcgttcggctatacaaacataaaaatagcCGTGTTttcgtttcgtttgcgcgtgaaaaaaacgcctatcgcttagtaatgcttaggagacccatctagcggctgtggttaaacaactagctacagcaacagggtgtaccgaaaagcggagacacaacgctctgatggccatagggtataacatacagctgaatcagttgcgatgaattgtggacacacataaaatacatagaattagtatagagggtgaaacaaagacacatatttcagttacatccgagtataatgcgtattgaaatttagtaggacaaaatttatgcgcagcaatttcagaggtgtatttaaagtttgtcgcttagcagtccatataaagtttaagcgtaaacggatatacgcgtgttaagaaacacggctaatatacaaatatacaagaattgctcgtttaaagttataagaaaaAGATTTCCTTTGAAAGTCATTAATTGAAAACTcgccaattttttttctattttttgattGCTTtccaattgatttaaaaaatcatGACTTTTTACGATTATGGAAAAATCCAAAACAGGGCTTTGAGTACTTGTGAGTATTTTATACATgttctaatttattaaaaatttgtttggttacttttgattatttttcaccTTTGTTGAAAGAGACATtgtcgtttgttgcatgcacgagGTAATTTTTTACAAACAAGTAAAATtgaggatgcaatagtaaatcatAGCGCTTATCTAAGAATATATgtagtagactgggtcgatttattaaccgatatcgcgccatcgattttttgataggatttgggctcagttctactacgcatacccaaaaaaaatcgagcctgcgaaatttcattttttttttttacttttttcgattttgatttttaaggtttttttcattagctactagaaaaattttcatttgattgtaaaattttcatgtataccctgtccgacccaaaaatgtccgtgGCTGTGTCTACGTTAGGCATGGACTTGATACATCCGCACAGCCAACAAAAGTTACCAGTGAGGCTGATCTGGATCGATTTCGCCAACCTTAAGTTCATATGCTTATTCATTATTTTTTGTTGTGTAAAGATGGCGcaaacattaatttattttttttctttttcttcggcTTTGTCTATACCTtactttaaagttgcttttaattCGATTGTACTCAGTGTTTGAAGATAGTAGAAATGCGAATGGCATTGCGAATAATAGCCTAGCTTTGCTTAATGTCCTATGCAGGCACCATAAAGGTTTCAACGTGGTGCACTTTAATGCTCTTAGTTTAAATGGTGAAAAGATGGATGTAGTCAGAGCGATATTTGAACAATCTAGTGTTGATATCATTTGTGTTTCCGAGACTTGGTTTAAACCTGAAATACTTGATGACCATTTTGACATAAAGGGATACGTACTCTATAGGATGGATAGAAAGGTAAAgaaaggtggtggtgttgctatgtaTTGTAAAAAACATCTCAAGTCGAGAATCATATCAAGTATAGCAGTTGGCGTCACTGACAACTTGCTAGTTGAAGTGTCTAGTTCAATGTCCAAAGTCCTTTTTTCGTGCGTCTATAACCCTAATAAATTGTGCAACGTGAAGGAATATTTTACAATGTTGTCCTCGGTCGCAGTTGATTACACTGATATAATTATCTGCGGAGATTTTAATGTTAATCTCTTATGTAGTGACCCGTATACCTGCCGTTTGTTAGACGATGTTTCAAGTGTTGGTCTTGAAGTGGTTAATGTGTGCGTACCAACAAGGTATGGACAGAACTGCTGCCCCAGCCTTCTTGACTATTTCATTGTGTCCGATACGTCTAAAGTCCTAAAGTTTGATCAATTATCCTTTATCTCAGACCATGATCTAATTTTCTGTTCATTTGATGTAGTGCTCGATAGCCACAGTGCAGTAGCTAGACCATCTATTTCACCAGATTATCGACGACTGGACGTAAATAACCTTCTTGGAGACATCTCCAGCATAAATTGGTCTGCTTGTTGGAGCTTGATTTCGGTGCATGAAAAGCtgagatttttaaatgaaattattttatacctCTATACAACTCACATTCCATCTCGGGTATATAGCAACAGATCTTCCTCTTGCCCTTGGTTTAATAGATCCGTCCGTGCTATGATTATCAAGCGCAATAAGCTTTATTCCCTTTGGAAGAAAACCCGAAGCGACGCAAATTGgcgtgcatacaaacttacacgaaATGAGACCACAGCCTATATTGGGAGAGAAAAATGCAGATACTACAGTAAAATGTTGAATATATCGTTGCCTTAGcatgttttgtggcgtaatcTGAAAAAACTTCGTGTACATGTGAGTGAGAGTTCTGACTGTTCCCTTAATCCTGAAGATCTTAATGCAGCTTTTGTGAGCCAAGCTAACCCGTCTTGTCTTAATACCAGTTTCTCAACCCCTCCCTTATATGTGGTTCCTGTTTGTCAAGTatccactataaaattgtgtaataccgtgaggttcccaattgctacttcacattctacttccccaattacctgggtgtcctctcccgtggctgtacgtaatcttgctccaagcaatggtcttatctttttgttgactaaatctgatcgaatgatggaatgggatgcaccggtatctacagtcagtaaacgttcctttccatccacatatcctccaacagtaagattgctcgatcttcttccaatctgcgagatagagattatggggcattcaattgcgggagccagctgccgccccttgcggctgactcgatttagtttaacgattgagtggtcttggagatttgctcatctccttctgctctgcgtttacgaccacccacattattggaactgttagggttggtgttgcaataacgcgcaatatgccctggctttccacacttaaagcatttgactgcatcattattcttctgctgcgtacccttcaatgcttccaaaattgcgtctacccagtctggcctttccacttccacgcgatgagctttgtatgctggcttactcaaaagtgacgctgtttcttgagtcagtgcatgggataccgtttctgcgaatgtaggttttgggtttgcatatgtcgctcgcttcgtttctacgtcccgtatgccatttataaaactccggatttttaccctctcggtgtactccacgggtgcgtccgcatttgccaaatgtgccaaccattcaacatccgaggcaaactcctgcaaagtatcattcgctctttggtgacggttttgcaactcaatttggaatatctgttttctatgctcgcttccataacgtctctcgacagcggccatcaatgcttcatagctgttccgttcgtactctggaatagtctgtaagatttcggcagctggtcctttcaatgctacgaagagtgcagcaactttatcttcagcattccagttgttcactgttgcggtcttctcaaattgtagcttaaagacctggaaaggaacagactcgacaaaagatggtgtttttacctttggattgcttgctgaaacagctggccgatttagttgtaactgctccatacaaccttttaacgcttctatttcggcatcaattttgtcctcgagttgtaaaatttttgcatcctgctcttccagtttcacaaagagctgcgatgatacctgttccgaattTTGTGCCGTCaattcagatatacgtgcctcttgcgcttccagttgagatgccaaatatgtcttctgttcttccaattgtgatgttatacgggtttcctgcgattccagttgggataccatatacgtcttctgttcttccatcttcgatgttattcgtgtctcttgggattccaattgtgatgacatatacgttttctgttcttccatcttagatgttaaacgtgtctcctgcgattccagctgagttgccactgtcgatgtttgagcagttattgcagccaatatcatgttcaagtctgtgctcgtaactgtctgcgatgtttcgtttttctcttcaatttttgttgttgtttcgtccccatcaggataaaagacaaactcgtccacatcaattccttgcgactcctttacctctcgtagccgtccttgaagttcgatcttattgccggttgtatttaatccacggttctccaactcctttttcagttgctggatcttcaattcactgaactttgccatgtccaagttgtattcccaatcttcggaatttattcaacaattcctcttctgacaccaattgtaacgattttacttgcaattccccttatttgcaatcttctgctgagttcgaatcactaaactgttgaataaataactccaatatttaataatgcaaaatggcctttattaaagtacttcacaataacactcaaactctgcaacgaatagcttgcttaatatccaaactgattgatagctcaaatgaaactcctcttcgcctctactgtcgcgccttttatactttttgatttctcattgcatacttccaggcttttctattccagaacttactagtttgtttcagctacaaaatcaccagccacaactacgcttataacttctcatttgagtaatacttgcacaaattattgccctctcttgtgacaactcagataagatatatgcatgtgtttgtgcattggttctccgctgctcgtatacatacacatgtgtagacgcaattattgattcgtttatgtagatacataatgattgaattattgatgtgaatgcacgtcactacttagcatcggcttagagatagcagcacccattagttttgctaatattcgtaacaatatttattgGCTATCTGTCAACAAATGCACTCTTCTAGGTACCGAGAAATATTCTTCTACAACATTTTGGACATCAATCTTGACATCCCGATGTATATTCAAGGATGATAAGCCGTTTACAGGCAAAACTGCCATAACACGAAGCATTTGGTTgacaaccctacaagaatactgactatcatctgattgtcagcaatgtcaacctaacgatcagcgcctcatacaaactttctatcacaaacttaaggggacttgcgcaaatgtgatgtaaacaactgtgtacgtgtgagtttttgtctccttcttatacaccaacatggccaactgattaagtatatagccgtactgctcactctcattccttttcctggatcagtgctgacactataactatcaaaaagtgtcataaatgataggttactgtagatatcaggtttgactgttatactatcataaatgaccattgttatattccgccaaaaatgaaacaatgctttttgctttttatttactttatttcattacgtttttaattttgtacgtgataaaagcatacgtgtttcttatttgtttaaaataaatagttttataagaattcgagttcagaatgttcaatttaaattcagaaaataacaaaacaacagaagagcgctttcctcatgcggaaacacatttaaaaatgaatcaccactaaccactattatttttcgcgtatcaattttttgagtgggtcccacacattccgacagcttttggtattttttaatattgttttcgattttttttttttcttttagcatggagctttgaaatgccacctttttcattttttaaacttattttttatatggttttcgtcggttgaaaatggcggaatttaaaaaataacaaaacaaccgtgataatcttttgattgtcatatgacagtcagtagtgacaacatgattaaatcggataaactgttctcgcatacataaaattccgttgagaattatgtatctgtctcacatgcataatggtatctgctgtatgttcttttgttctgtaccaggtgtccgaagctttcccagtttgagtcctttttcatgattataggctgtcgttaggtacatgcggacatgcgtgtgcGAACAAGGGAACATacgtaaatttgagtatcaatgtttacgtcatcgaaGGATCAGCATTGTctattacaagtgtgagtgtattagtaaaactatcagcgtttcttgtagggaatTGGAAACGCATCCTCATTACAAATATCGAGTGCTTCAAGTGAGTTTttgacattgtaaattttaccaagtagcgcaactaccttgcaaaaacgctccacgtcatttgactagtcattttacggtcgttgtgactttctgcagcggttatattaattgtcacgtttgcatgggcgtgatgaacttttgtgaccaaattttccgtttcgttcctattaatgtgatcgtgcattccgctcccacttataggatgtgagcatagcactgttctgctcacacacggcacaatgctcgtcaaatggcggtcatttcttcagtcatttcactctacattttcgagtcatttgacaagcaattttactgcggttttaccatttatataaccgccatttaacattaattttacctgcagatttactttacctggagcagccatatgaataaaatatgaaccaaaaaaattgaattttcaatatttattattttcaatattattatatatgtacatgaaattggaacttatattaatacagttcatataaaaaagaagtaagtactttaataataaataaactcgcttaattggtttttgttttccaattgaaatcttttctaagcgagcagaaaataattttaagctttagaaaaaactctatctatttgaataatctacaatttaaagcttagtagaaatttagattaggtttacttttttttcagatcaagaatattcaaaggtgtcgtggaatcagattgctgtcgtaattggtgaacttaaaaatgtacgactagtaattgagtcagacttattattgttctaaatctaaccattccagcaataattctgcaacccttagcagaagtattgattggtttcaaatctaattccaacagcaatcgtaccacgacatactttataatatatgtacatgaaattgtaacttaaattaatacagttcatataaaaaagaagtaagtactttaataataacataaactcgcttaattggttttcgttttccaattgaaatcttttcctgtgcaagcacatcgctaacctgtgttggcaaaagatatgattatactgtcttcgatagatagtcggacgagccgctactcggcgaagttgaggtgaccgttgtgtcggtggcagcagttatgtgtactgtttcagtattcagacccagttcgtttggtgcaatattttcgatttgatgaatatgtatactatccgttaggcagacaattgggtgcgttcgattcattcatatactgtgggtatttgagccgcagacgcaatggcagatattttgattctttttgaagtgtaacatttgtaaacagttgagtttctctgctgtcaccatcaccactagagagctattgaagaaacgctcgaccaggatatgttgcgatttacgcccatagatttcttccaccttgtcacagttattgatggagaaaatgcgaaagccatatttacgatccaatacggaaatggaactgtagacgaagaaacattttataaaatttaataaaatcaaaaaatgatagttgtgctaaaatggggtaaagttttgtatgttaaagtatagcgaagtctcagcggctttgtcgtggtgaaaattgagtttgaataagtctcattcttcattcttagaaacatgtacgaaggtacctcgtaagatattaaaaatcctcaaaacttttttgcaataacttaaaaaaactcatattcaaacttctatttatcttctacatatcaatagctaccgtTACCAACAGGAGTCACTATTgattctacgcctatgctattgtttcctacatcgatgagctttgtaataaaataaacagctatctccccaatctctccagttttgtcgcctcgcgaaacctgatattgtcaccaaccaaatcatcggtgaccttatttaaaacatggccgcgccaaatgttgaccatatgacattaccctaccgactgtcttacaccctaaaatcttgggtgtgactttcgatcaggatctacattttggagagcatgcactagcaattgtaacgaaaatccagagctgtaacaaatattaaatataattcgataaatcggcagtacttggggtaaatatagacgtttgcatggtacgcgtctccgatatggtcgccaagcctaaaggttactcactggaagaaaatacaggcctgtcaaaatgctgcccccaaaaccgctacgggctgccttcttatgtcctcggAACACCACCTTCACAATAAAGCGAgaaaactcccaataagggaaagaaatgaaatgctaaccacacagtttctgtagaatacccagaaaactgggcatcccataagacatctgattgttgatccaacaccgcttggggcttaaagagtcattcccgtaagcattatgaggaaatacgacacctgagaactcagccgtatgacgCAAAAAACAcatgcaggtcctcagtgaactccacaaacaggcgtcggacctttatgctaggaattgcccggggaatccagtacttaaagaacagtacccaaaacttgcggaagaggaccgcatactccccagggaaaagcgagtcactctagctcaacttcgtacttgatactgtaaaaggttaaactcttacctatccagaatcaaccccaacatacaaaatgtatgccccgcttgcaataagtccacatgacaccaaccatctctttaattgtaatgtggaaccaacgcctccaacacccctttcattatgctccacccctgttgaaacagcaagtttccttggactcccgttagaggatattgatgacaatttgtgatcggtcgcacctattaggtggggcgaagcattgctacaacaacaacaaccatctcgggaacgattaatatcatgactttaaaccttctaagccatcccgccccaccccctatttccacgaggaacttggggtcgccattacacattacactgaacgagtccgccgcacaatcattatagcatcatgtaacgaagctcagtttcttccaaaagttgttcggcaccgccacgtaaaatcaatgtatatgttctagcattaacgcaacctttaaataattataaactatgaaagtgaaattaatgtcaaacccattatcaaaccttggaaaatgttgaaacgttcaccaccaacctgacgttcttcaaagtaatcacattgacccaaaacacttgaattaatatcattagctgtagtcaaaACAgctccaccacaagctttcattctacgtttccaatcttcttctggtacatgaacagcacagaacatatcacgatctgcaagatactgtgtagcaacatcactaattggtagtttagaaaacacaaaattggcgccttacttacctagtttattgtacaggagacgccattcagcatcaacaattttttgATACTAttggacattgctgtggcagagcatttttccaataaagcactttgttgttcctttgattggcgcttcgacatgtacagccatgtcatattttatcatgcataattgtaatgctttacgtatagctttaatgatgatacgtgcatgcacgccttcctcaacatatggcttaacttgttttaagatttcacatgcttaaagtactactgaataGGTGctatcgccgacctgataagagaaacatttttattctacatattctcatataacaaaaaacttacctcagcatcttgagatttggcgatgtcgattaGAGTTtaacggctggatgcacaatatccaatagtttcataatggttgcaccatcatttcaaattgtggccttaccactggaatcaacaatatgcttgtccatactgcgtggacccaatgtagtgcgtacagcgtccacaattgattgcgagagattgatgttggatatgagttgaggtttaccttgagagctatcggtacccacacatttttaacacaaaaactcatatgtacccaatacaagttcagcacgttcatatttatcgacacgccgtccggtgtggcccaaatgttgcaaatatacagttggcactgttgagaaaaaatatggatcaatgaaaacaattaaaagtgaaagatttttttttaccatctgttgttactttacacataagacattggtaacgacgaccagcatctacaaattgcatatgggccttgcaacgattacatctaattggacccaattcaacaaaatttacaatgggtggctcatattcaccctcaaccgttcgtgccattggttagacggtaagtgtaatggacaaagctgttgtttttaataaatcagctgttgcaggtatgcaatacaaagagggcctgcaaagaagaaagatcaatgtaattgccaaacaaaacattaatttcgaatagcgatacctaacgtaacgtggcgaggagttaccctgatcttctaccacatactTTGTGGTCActaatggtggtaataaaccctgttcattagtaataaaagcaccaccagcgctattttattatcggatttggcatctgatcgggatctaaacggccttgggcttgatcatactgttgcggctgttgatatttaccagtaacaggtgcaggtttgggtggttgactgggcatcggcgcctgtccaggttgtgttggtggcatcatttgacccatgtaacctggttgttgtagaggataatcTGGCCTGTTGAGGTTTTCCATTTGTGCTCGAATTCCAGGCAACGAAGCGTATTATGTTGTTGATTCCATTTGTTGGAGACGTGCACGAAGTGCAACAATTGTTTTCTGGAAAATATTAGAATTTGTAATATTGTAcaactacaaacataaaaacatattaaattcACTTTCCAAACACCTACATCCAACATCGctaagttattttaatttaatttagtttaaggCTCCAAAATTAGCTTAGGCCTGCAGCTCAATTCGCGGAAAATGGCGGACtcgctgaaaatttttttccacacgAAAATGAAAATGATATTTCACAatacccctgtcaaaaattcgtgtggctgtgtgcgtttttggtcacacgattcatggttcaactatatacagtaatgacataaataaaatcagctgatgagatgagccaacctgtacataattgaaccatgacacgatttttgcagggtaacagctgatcggtgaaaattcgcacattcacacgcacagttctcgactcagtttcaaaaaaaaactttagattatctaactcaaattttaaagtgagataatccttacgaatttatgtatatagaatttataaggcgtttttgttgttattaaaacaatagttttatttatattaaagcttttatcatttttttttttaactttgaaaaaactccgaacaccattccttcattatatgacattcgactg contains:
- the LOC137250908 gene encoding T-complex protein 1 subunit eta-like → MFCAVHVPEEDWKRRMKACGGAVLTTANDINSSVLGQCDYFEERQVGGERFNIFQGCVNARTYTLILRGGAEQLLEETELRYMML